From the genome of Candidatus Kryptobacter tengchongensis, one region includes:
- a CDS encoding Ubiquinone/menaquinone biosynthesis C-methylase UbiE encodes MNISEERLYFNFDLFSQQEEYYNVNLQFIDRTLPVGKILSSNGLTIVDVACGTGLITSILLEKLQGKRCKIIGVDPNPAAIKIASDKVRSTGETEVEFHECFAQDLLNLITPQSVDVVYFCNAIHEIPSDKAKMDALKAIAGILKANGKLFINSTFTKESYTPDTLKFWGMLKLIAFQTLGGKRDKNAPSFEILSIDDYKEKLTNAGFIVNEINTVRVELSERAMLAICEYDAFVKGVFIDMENSDDFTLKQKSDALKLAVRTIIAQVQEKSPGLNPFARNWIEFSCEKA; translated from the coding sequence ATGAATATCTCAGAGGAAAGGCTTTATTTTAATTTTGATCTTTTTAGCCAGCAGGAAGAATATTATAATGTTAATTTACAGTTCATTGATAGAACTCTTCCTGTGGGTAAAATTTTGTCTTCCAATGGATTGACAATAGTTGATGTCGCCTGTGGAACTGGTTTAATAACTTCCATTTTGCTTGAAAAACTCCAAGGCAAGAGATGTAAAATAATTGGGGTAGACCCCAATCCAGCAGCAATTAAAATAGCTTCTGACAAAGTGAGATCAACTGGGGAAACAGAAGTTGAATTTCACGAGTGTTTCGCTCAAGATCTTTTAAATTTGATCACACCTCAAAGTGTTGATGTGGTTTATTTTTGCAATGCGATTCATGAAATACCATCTGATAAAGCGAAGATGGATGCCCTCAAGGCAATAGCTGGAATCCTAAAAGCAAATGGAAAACTTTTTATAAACAGCACCTTTACAAAAGAATCCTACACACCTGATACACTTAAGTTTTGGGGGATGCTTAAGCTCATCGCTTTTCAAACGCTCGGTGGGAAAAGAGATAAAAATGCACCATCATTTGAAATTTTATCCATTGATGATTACAAAGAAAAACTTACTAATGCTGGATTTATTGTAAATGAAATTAATACCGTCAGGGTTGAGCTGAGTGAAAGGGCAATGCTCGCAATTTGTGAATACGATGCCTTTGTAAAGGGAGTTTTCATTGATATGGAAAATTCAGACGACTTTACACTTAAACAAAAAAGCGACGCCCTTAAATTAGCAGTTAGAACGATCATCGCACAGGTTCAGGAGAAAAGCCCGGGATTAAACCCGTTTGCCCGAAATTGGATTGAGTTTTCATGCGAAAAAGCTTGA
- a CDS encoding CRISPR-associated endoribonuclease Cas6: MLDVTFITEASNEGGIYLPVDYRPGFMSIIKSAIESESKIQYELMFNRRTVKPYTFAVSFGNEMKVENDKIFFMKPIEFKFSSFELEYEIYVYNYLVKNKHVNIFNRGFEVSHMRFVEKREIKGSFAIFKTLSPVLIRSHKNQNHYLCPECKNFKGDEDFYEAFKFNLNELARNLLNIEPTKAEFKSINLRKIVVKHMTKYGNLKFPGFVGVFSLESDPHILNLVNKAGLGSRRGEGFGMVDLYKGT; encoded by the coding sequence ATGCTTGATGTTACCTTCATAACTGAGGCTTCAAACGAAGGGGGAATTTATCTACCTGTTGATTACAGACCTGGATTCATGTCAATTATCAAAAGTGCCATTGAGAGTGAATCAAAAATTCAATATGAGCTGATGTTTAATAGAAGAACCGTTAAGCCATACACATTTGCAGTTTCCTTCGGGAATGAGATGAAGGTTGAGAATGATAAGATATTCTTTATGAAGCCAATTGAGTTTAAGTTCAGTTCTTTTGAGTTAGAATATGAAATCTATGTTTATAACTACCTCGTCAAAAATAAACATGTCAATATCTTCAATCGGGGTTTTGAGGTTTCACATATGAGATTTGTGGAGAAAAGGGAAATAAAAGGTTCATTCGCTATCTTCAAAACTCTTTCCCCCGTTTTGATAAGAAGTCATAAAAACCAAAATCACTATCTTTGTCCTGAGTGCAAAAATTTCAAAGGTGATGAAGATTTCTATGAAGCTTTCAAATTCAACTTGAATGAACTTGCAAGAAATTTGCTTAACATTGAACCAACTAAAGCTGAGTTCAAATCAATAAACCTCAGAAAGATTGTCGTTAAACATATGACAAAATATGGAAATTTGAAGTTTCCTGGTTTCGTTGGGGTTTTCTCGTTGGAATCTGATCCGCATATCCTGAACCTTGTAAATAAAGCTGGGTTAGGCTCAAGGAGAGGGGAAGGATTTGGAATGGTTGATTTATACAAGGGAACCTAA